The following coding sequences lie in one Lolium perenne isolate Kyuss_39 chromosome 2, Kyuss_2.0, whole genome shotgun sequence genomic window:
- the LOC127323463 gene encoding zinc finger A20 and AN1 domain-containing stress-associated protein 9, which translates to MAQESWKESEETVQTPEAPILCVNNCGFFGNSMTNNMCSKCYRDFIKVATIATPVVQKKVFAAASSSTLPLEPAKTDEAPAATAADGQAAQEPPKPPSNRCLSCRKKVGLTGFQCRCGGTFCSMHRYADSHECSFDYKKAGRDQIAKQNPVVVAEKINKI; encoded by the coding sequence ATGGCACAGGAGAGCTGGAAGGAGTCTGAGGAGACTGTCCAAACCCCCGAGGCGCCAATATTGTGCGTAAACAACTGTGGATTCTTTGGCAACAGCATGACGAACAACATGTGCTCCAAGTGCTACAGGGATTTCATTAAGGTCGCCACGATAGCGACCCCTGTAGTTCAGAAGAAAGTGTTCGCGGCGGCGTCATCTTCCACGCTGCCGTTAGAACCAGCAAAGACGGATGAAGCACCTGCAGCTACTGCGGCTGATGGCCAGGCAGCGCAGGAACCTCCAAAGCCTCCCAGCAACCGATGCCTTTCATGCCGCAAGAAGGTCGGGTTGACCGGTTTCCAGTGCCGCTGTGGTGGAACCTTCTGCTCCATGCACCGCTACGCTGACTCCCATGAATGCTCCTTCGACTACAAGAAGGCTGGTCGAGACCAGATAGCTAAGCAGAATCCTGTTGTGGTAGCTGAGAAGATCAACAAGATCTGA